A genomic window from Streptomyces mirabilis includes:
- a CDS encoding alpha/beta fold hydrolase: MTVSYRQPGVVLTDHRFTVPLDHDDPAGESIELFAREAVASDKTHQDLPWMVYLQGGPGFGANRFVGKQAWLGRALKEFRVLLLDQRGTGHSTPANRQTLPLRGGPGAQADYLARFRADSIVRDCEAIRPRLTGGDPWTVLGQSFGGFCVVHYLSTAPEGLRAALITGGLPSLDAHADDVYRAAYPRIERKVAAHYARYPQDVERARQIADHLLRHETVLSNGYRLTVEAFQSLGILLGGGEGSHRLHYLLEEAFVRTPQGPALSDAFQEEVQGLLSYAGHPLYALVHEACYAQDDRPTAWSAERVRAEFPQFDAAKALADDGPLLFTGESVHPWVFDTDPALRPLRETAEELAARTDWRPLYDPARLAANEVPVAAAVYHDDMYVDPEHSLRTARAIGGLRTWVTDEFEHDGVRAGGSRVLDRLLALSRDEV; the protein is encoded by the coding sequence TTGACCGTCAGCTACCGCCAGCCCGGTGTCGTCCTCACCGACCACCGTTTCACCGTGCCCCTCGACCACGACGACCCGGCGGGGGAGAGCATCGAGCTGTTCGCCCGCGAGGCCGTCGCGAGCGACAAGACGCACCAGGACCTCCCCTGGATGGTCTACCTCCAGGGCGGTCCCGGCTTCGGCGCCAACCGCTTCGTCGGCAAGCAGGCCTGGCTCGGCCGCGCGCTGAAGGAGTTCCGGGTGCTGCTGCTCGACCAGCGCGGCACCGGCCACTCCACGCCCGCCAATCGCCAGACGCTGCCGCTGCGCGGCGGCCCCGGCGCGCAGGCCGACTACCTCGCACGCTTCCGCGCCGACTCCATCGTCCGCGACTGCGAGGCCATCCGCCCCCGGCTCACCGGCGGCGACCCCTGGACCGTACTCGGCCAGAGCTTCGGCGGCTTCTGCGTCGTGCACTACCTCTCGACCGCCCCCGAAGGTCTGCGCGCGGCCCTCATCACCGGGGGCCTGCCCTCCCTCGACGCCCACGCGGACGACGTCTACCGGGCCGCGTATCCCCGTATCGAGCGCAAGGTCGCGGCACACTACGCGCGTTACCCCCAGGACGTGGAGCGGGCCCGTCAGATCGCCGACCACCTCCTCCGCCACGAGACCGTCCTGAGCAACGGCTACCGCCTGACCGTCGAGGCCTTCCAGTCCCTCGGCATCCTCCTCGGCGGTGGCGAGGGCAGCCACCGTCTGCACTACCTCCTGGAGGAGGCCTTCGTCCGCACCCCGCAGGGCCCGGCCCTCTCCGACGCCTTCCAGGAGGAGGTACAGGGACTCCTCTCGTACGCCGGCCACCCCCTGTACGCGCTCGTCCACGAGGCCTGCTACGCCCAGGACGACCGGCCCACCGCCTGGTCCGCCGAGCGGGTGCGCGCCGAGTTCCCCCAGTTCGACGCGGCCAAGGCCCTCGCGGACGACGGACCGCTGCTGTTCACCGGCGAGTCCGTGCACCCCTGGGTGTTCGACACCGACCCCGCGCTGCGTCCCCTCCGCGAGACCGCCGAGGAACTCGCCGCGCGCACCGACTGGCGGCCGCTGTACGACCCCGCCCGCCTCGCCGCCAACGAGGTGCCGGTGGCCGCGGCGGTCTACCACGACGACATGTACGTCGACCCGGAGCACTCCCTGCGCACGGCCCGTGCCATCGGTGGTCTGCGGACCTGGGTGACCGACGAGTTCGAGCACGACGGTGTACGGGCCGGGGGGTCGCGCGTCCTGGACCGGTTGCTGGCGCTGTCGCGCGACGAGGTCTGA
- the sigJ gene encoding RNA polymerase sigma factor SigJ has translation MDDDELLEHLADRFQEHRGRLRAVAYRMLGSLSEADDAVQEVWLKLGRTDVGEIRNLAGWLTTVVGRVCLDLLRTRAARREEPLDTYVPDPLVSPLERIDPEQEVLLADSVGLALLVVLETLEPAERLAFVLHDMFAVPFDDIAPVVGRSSAATRQLASRARRRVRGAAAPEPELDPARQKLVLDAFLAASRAGDFEALVSVLHPDVVLRVDSGVLVGGAAASKVIHGATGVAQQALMFRQFAEFSRLALVNGAVGVVTAPEGRPLSVMGVTITDGRVVEMYILADPARLFDLALPDLAG, from the coding sequence ATGGACGACGACGAACTCCTCGAACACCTCGCGGATCGGTTTCAGGAGCACCGCGGTCGCCTGAGGGCGGTGGCGTACCGGATGCTCGGCTCGCTGAGTGAGGCGGACGACGCGGTCCAGGAGGTGTGGCTGAAGCTCGGCCGCACGGACGTCGGTGAGATCAGGAACCTCGCGGGCTGGCTGACCACGGTGGTCGGCCGGGTCTGTCTGGACCTGCTGCGTACGCGTGCCGCGCGCCGCGAGGAGCCGCTGGACACCTATGTCCCCGACCCGCTGGTCAGCCCCCTGGAGCGGATCGACCCCGAGCAGGAGGTGCTGCTCGCCGACTCGGTGGGGCTGGCCCTGCTGGTGGTCCTGGAGACACTGGAACCCGCAGAGCGCCTCGCCTTCGTCCTGCACGACATGTTCGCGGTGCCCTTCGACGACATCGCGCCCGTCGTGGGCCGCTCGTCGGCCGCCACGCGGCAGCTGGCGAGTCGGGCGCGGCGGCGGGTACGGGGCGCTGCCGCGCCGGAGCCCGAACTCGATCCGGCCCGGCAGAAACTGGTCCTCGACGCCTTCCTCGCGGCCTCGCGCGCCGGGGACTTCGAGGCGCTGGTGTCCGTCCTCCATCCCGATGTCGTGCTCCGTGTCGACTCCGGTGTGCTCGTCGGTGGGGCGGCGGCGTCCAAGGTGATCCACGGTGCGACGGGCGTCGCCCAACAGGCGCTCATGTTCCGCCAGTTCGCGGAGTTCTCCCGGCTCGCGCTGGTCAACGGGGCGGTCGGTGTCGTCACGGCCCCCGAAGGGCGCCCCCTGTCCGTCATGGGCGTCACCATCACCGACGGCCGCGTCGTCGAGATGTACATCCTCGCCGACCCCGCCCGCCTGTTCGACCTGGCCCTCCCCGACCTGGCGGGCTGA
- a CDS encoding pentapeptide repeat-containing protein — MREDSVTAVDDRLLELRADCGRCFGLCCVALPFTRSADFAIDKDAGKPCQNLRTDSRCGIHTQLREKGFNGCTVYDCFGAGQQVSQVTFAGQDWRTGPRERARQMFDVFPVVRQLHELLWYLNEALTLAPARPIHADLRRALAETERLTNRSPEELGALDVNAHRQQVNTLLLRTSELVREGVGRGKKKERRGADLMGARLKGADLRGANLRGAYLIAADLTGADLRGADLIGADLRDTDLTDADLTDAFFLTQPQLNAARGSAGTRLPRSVTRPGHWTQ; from the coding sequence ATGCGAGAAGACAGTGTGACGGCAGTCGATGACCGGCTCCTCGAGTTGCGGGCCGACTGCGGTCGGTGTTTCGGGTTGTGCTGTGTCGCGCTGCCCTTCACCCGTTCGGCGGACTTCGCGATCGACAAGGACGCGGGAAAACCCTGCCAGAACCTGCGGACGGACTCCCGGTGCGGAATCCACACGCAGCTGAGGGAGAAGGGGTTCAACGGGTGCACGGTGTACGACTGTTTCGGCGCCGGCCAGCAGGTCTCCCAGGTCACCTTCGCCGGCCAGGACTGGCGCACAGGCCCGCGGGAACGAGCCCGGCAGATGTTCGACGTGTTCCCGGTCGTCCGCCAGCTCCACGAACTGCTCTGGTACCTGAACGAGGCCCTGACCCTCGCCCCGGCCCGCCCGATCCACGCCGACCTCCGCCGAGCCCTCGCCGAGACGGAGCGACTGACGAACCGATCCCCGGAGGAACTCGGGGCGTTGGACGTGAACGCGCACCGACAGCAGGTCAACACGCTCCTGCTGCGAACCAGCGAACTCGTGCGCGAGGGAGTCGGCCGCGGCAAGAAGAAGGAGCGGCGCGGCGCCGACCTCATGGGCGCCCGCCTCAAGGGCGCGGACCTGCGGGGTGCCAACCTGCGCGGCGCCTACCTCATCGCCGCCGACCTCACCGGCGCCGATCTGCGCGGCGCGGACCTGATCGGCGCCGACCTCCGCGACACGGATCTCACGGACGCCGATCTGACCGACGCGTTCTTCCTGACCCAGCCCCAGTTGAACGCGGCCAGGGGCAGCGCCGGGACCAGGCTGCCGCGGTCAGTCACCCGCCCGGGCCACTGGACGCAGTGA